The following DNA comes from Bos indicus isolate NIAB-ARS_2022 breed Sahiwal x Tharparkar chromosome 3, NIAB-ARS_B.indTharparkar_mat_pri_1.0, whole genome shotgun sequence.
tgtttaattcttaaaaatatatattttgaatgctTCTATATTTATCTGCCCTGCTTTCCAATAAAGGAGAAttaatatttgcctttttgttttgacAATCAGATACTTGTTGGCAACTagcatatctttttaaaattaccatgGAAATATACTTTTAGgtcttaaaactataaaacagtgcAGCTAGGGAAGGAAAAAATTCATTCAGGATTATCTGTTCTTAGTATTTTAGCAGTGTTACTGCTGTGTAGTAGAATGTTATTCAAATATAAtaatctgttttgttgtttttgtcacTCAGCAAAACTGTTCATTGTAGGATCAAACTCTTCATCATCGACTAGAAATGCAGTCGACATGGGTAagcaaaattttaacttttattttcatagtgAATCTTAAATTACTGTAAGTGTATTAATTATATCTTGTGTTCAggtctagttaaaaaaaaaaaaaaaagctcattgcAATTTACCTTTTCAAGTTCTAGCCTAATTTCTTAAGGCTTCTGTGGAAATCACATCAACCAATGTAAGGtcatattttgatatatataagAGGAATGTAAAAGATGTAACATAATTACATGTGAACTATATATTTGGAGATAGAAATTCTCTTTAGTCATATTCTTAACTTTTTTAGTACTACAGGTGAAATATCAAAAGAATAACAGCAAAAACagcatttttatctattttcatcACATGGTGAGGTTACTATATAGCATTATAATTAatgagtattttttcttttaaaacattcttctTGTATTTACATACATTGAACAGTTAAATAACTAGCTGTTTAATATAACTATGGAAGGaacaaaaattgttaaaaataaactcatttttataaaaactaagAAGTTATCTATAtcgattgttgtttagttgctaagtcgtatctgactctttcgcAGTCCCTTAAACTgtatagcccgacaggctcctctgtccatgggatttcccaggcaagaatactggggtgagttgtcatttcctcctccaggggatcttcctgattcagggatcgaacctgcatctcctgcttgggcGAcagtttatcactgagccacctagattAATGTGTAAGTTAAGGCCATAAATTCAGTTTTTCATAGTCTCAAGCTTATTCTTCGCTATGACTACCAGttacagggtttcccaggtggcattagtggtaaagaacccaccgccaatgcaagagatgtaagagacttgggtttgatccctgggttagaaagatcgcgtggaggagggcatggcaacccactcttgtattcctgcctagagaagcccatggacagtggaacctagcagtccataggatcccaaaggtcagacacgactgaagcaatttagcatgctcGCACAGCACACCCAACAATTATAGACTATTAGGTCAGAAGCTACCAAAAAGTCCTGGGGCCTAGGAAACATGGAGCCTATAGTAGTTGTGAGTTTCCCCAGGAATGAGGCAAGTCAAGGAAACCCACATGTCTGCTGCACAGACCAAGTAGATGAACGGACACTCGTTGTTTTGAAAAAGATGGAAATGTTATACATGACAGGTAAATTATGAAACCTAATGAAATAATCTGTTACACAAAATACTAGTGAACTATGGGTAGAATTCAGTGGGGGAGAAAGGACATTAGAAACAACTTGCCTTTATTACGTACAAACGTTTGTcttctttgtgttttcctttgcATCAGCCTGttcagtccttggagttgcacaGCTGGATTCTGTGATCATTGCTTCACCTCCTATTGAAGATGGAGTTAATCTTTCCTTGGAACATTTGCAGCCTTACTGGGAAGAATTACAAAACTTAGTTCAGAGCAAAAAGATTGTTGCTATTGGTACCTCTGATCTGGACAAAACCCAGTTGGAGCAGCTGTATCAGTGGGCACAGGTAAAGGACGTCTGCATCCCAAGCACCCCAGGAGCAGCCTGTCCCTTACAGTCTTTGCTGCATCCCATTAAACATCATGCACATAGCAGACACCACTGTGGGGGGCCTGTTGCAAATATGGGGATTTTGAGGCAGACTTTGACAGAAAACTCTAGAAAATGTGTGTTGAAACATTCATAGCCAAATGAATTAAGGCTCTTTCCTTCAGTTTTGGAACTATGTgataaaaatattatgttttcctttaggtaTTATTAGACCATGGTTCTAGTAAGAGAatatcatatataacatatattttgcCCTGTTATTTAAAGACATGTAAGACCTTCAGTTCACATAACTTGATATGGAGTAGGAGTCATAAATTAATGACTCCCACTCTCTGGCCTAATAACCTACACAATTATTAGGGAAGTTGCTTACAAGTAGTTTACCTTTActgtctgtattttctttattccttttacttCATCCccagccttttcattttcttctgggcAGGAAAACCTGGAGAAAAGTTGCCTCCTTGTCCCTTTGACTTGGTGATAGCCAGAATGTGGCTAAGATTCTGCTGAATCGCTAAGATCACTTGGGTGATCTGAAATGTATCTGTAAATTAACCAGAGCATCTATTAGAAATGACCtaattcttctctttttcaaatgTATATGATTAATAACCATATTATATATTTCAGCATTAAATATATGTGTCATTTGTATTTGATCCTCTAAGATATCTCCTTTCTAGGTGGAACCATCACACTTAGAATCATGTTTGTCTTCAAGGCAGATATATTAGATGGCAGGTTCTAGCATGAGACTTTTGAATAGTGTAGTAATATATTGGCTTATTCCCCTCTCCTTAGAgccatttttccctttccttttaccAGTACCATGAGTCagaaaagtatatattaataaatatattcaaataaaaactacaatgaggtattacttcAAACCaatcaaaatggctatcatcaaaaaaatctacaaacaataaatgccagagaggatatggagaaaagggaaccctcttgcactgttggtaagaatgtaaattgatacagccacaatggagaacagtatggagattccttaaaaactaagaataaaactaccatatgacacagcaatcctactactgggcttataccctgagaaaaccacaattcaaaaaggcacatgtaaaaaaaaaaaaaaaaaggcacatgtaCCCGCAATGTTCACTGCAGAAATATGTACagtagacaggacatggaagcaatctagatgtctgTTGAcaaatgaatggttaaagaagttgttgtacatataaacaatggaatattactcagccataaaagaaatgaatttgggTTAGTTATAgttaggtggatgaacctagaactgttcgagtgaagtaagtcagaaagagaaaaacaaataccatatactaacgcatatatagatatacacacacacacaaacatttgtttatatatatggaatctagagaaatggtactgATAGACctgtttgcagggaaggaatggagatgcaaatGTAGAGAAttggcttgtggacacagcaggggaaggagagggtgggatgaattgagaaagtggcattgacatatatacactgctctTGCTGCTATTttgtccctaagtcatgtccaactcttcaggaccccatggactgtagcccaccaatctcccctgtccgtggaatttccccctcaagaatactggagtgggttgccgtttccttctacaggggatcttcccgacctagggatcgaatctgcatctcctgcttggcaggtggattctttaccacttagccacctgggaagcatatatacactgccatgtgtaaaatagataactagtgggaagccaCTTTATGACACAGACCaagctggggctctgtgacaacttagaggggtgggatggagaggtggGGTTGGAGGGACACTCAAGAGGGCAGGGATACTTATATAGTCATGACTGATCTGCATGGTTTTatataaggcagaaaccaacacaacattgtagagcaattatcctccaattaaaaaataaattttaaaaaatctggcacaagtatgctgctgctgctgctaagtcacttcagtcgtgtccgactctgtgcaacccgatagatgacagcccaccaggctcctgcgtccctgggattctccaggcaagaacactggagtgggctgccgtttccttctccaatgcatgaaagtgaaaagtgaaagtgaagtcactcagtaagtgtctgactcttcgctaccccatggactgcagcctaccaggctcctccgcccatgggattttccaggcaagtgtactggagtggggtgccattgccttctccaggcacaagtataagtaaaagtaaaaaataaattcatgtaaaaataaacttgaaGCACTGTAAAATGTGATATTTCATATGCTCTAAAATTGAGTCCTTTTATTGCTTTCTACTTTTCGAAGTACTTAATTTAAAGGAGAtgtcatgatttttctttttcacttctaggTAAAACCAAATAGTAATCAAGTTAATCTTGCCTCCTGCTGTGTGATGCCACCTGATTTGACTGCATTTGCTAAACAGTTTGACATACAGCTATTGACTCATAATGATCCAAAAGGTAAGACTAAGATTTTCATTTGTAGAGATTGATcagttgcttttattttataagaagctacttgttaaaatttaatttttaattgtatagTGATAAAGATACAATGCTGTCACCTAGAAATATTCTTAAtagttaaaaatacatacacctttattttagtttcagaaagctttaattttgtctttgtaccaatgggaaaagaaatgaagagatcacTTCCTGAACATCCAGTCTGCTCAGATTTATAAATACTAAGCTACACAGAGAAGATCTTGTAAGATACTCTAAGTAGTGTCACATATAATATAGTACAGCAGAGATTGCACCAAAAGGCCACTTAATTAAAGAGGATAAATACCTGGAAAAAGCAGcacataaaatttaatttgaaacttaAGCATCTTAGGATGGGTATTTGATTAGGTATTTTATTAATCATTACTACCAAGACATATATGTTTGATGTTAAtcagaaattttatttgattaaTGAGAATGGCTTGTCTGCCTTTTGTAGGATATGTTTTTATCAACATTTTACAAGATAAGTTGGAAAGCTGGGAGGATAGTGTTTTACACTTTAGTTACTAGCAGTctgctccattttcattttttcacagtTTCATAGCGAGCAGAGTTGGGGTTTTACTAAGTAAATATACAGGCTGTATGAGATAGTTCTTTTTGGTATAGTCAAGTGAGAGCTATCTTGTGAAAGTTTCAAATTTCTATGAcactttccctggtagctcagacagtaaagcctctgcctacaatacgggagaccggggttcaatccctgggtcaggaagatcccctggagaaggaaatggcaacccactccagtattcttgcctggaaaatcccatggactgaggagcctggtaggctacagtccatggggtcgcagagtcggacacgactgagcgacttcactttcacttttatagaagttctcatttaataaaaattggaggaaattttattttataggtgaTTCCTAAAGAAAaactttgtttttactttcatttctaaAAAATGGCATTTGTATAGGTggtgtgattccatttatttttaggaTGCTTATGGATAACTTCTTAAACCTTATTATAAACAGTCTgcctcattctctttttttttttttttaactgttttatagGAAGTGGGGGAGGAGTTTTAATAGTTATTCTTTCTCAAATGCTAGGCAGCATGCTACATGCCTCAGAGATTGTAACTCTCACAATTGAAACTGgacattttatggatgaggaaatagAGCCTTAGAGTTTAAGAAACtcctcaaggtcacccagcttgGCCTAGCCTGAAGTCTGAACTTAGAGCTAGGTCCTGAGTGAATTTGGAGTCTTTTCCCCACTCTCTCTCTGATTGAAACGTTAGTATTGTAGTATTTCAGGTCCGaaactttactttcttatcagcCTCCATTTAAATCATACCAGAATAGGACATAGTTACTTTTACCTCCCGTCTCTAGCAGAGCTTTCATGCATAAGTAATTAgattcatttttttgaaaaaaggtcATTTTAGTGAAAATCCACCAAAGAATTGCTGTGCTGATTTGTTCTGAAAtataagctatttaaaatttaaattcctaTGTGTtggcatatattatataatttttctatttactttGTGGAGGCTCTTCCAACTGTAATTATCACCAACAGCAGTTGTTACAAACAGCTGATCGATGAGCCTGTACCCCATTTGAGCTCCACTTGAAAAACACATAATTCTTTTTCCAGtgggaaaggaaataggaaaagtgTAAGGTGTCtagtgttttatttccatttatctaaATGTGGGCATGTGGATTATGTGCTAATACATCATCATGGAAAAATATACTACATATGTATAGGAGAAGAGAAATTTAATCCTTTTGGAGagagtgtgtttttgttttaccaGTGTAATTTGACTTTAGGATATCTCTTTAATTTAATTCTAAACCCTTTAGGTAGAATTTATAGTCTGATCCTGCATATACTATAAATGGAGCTTCAGACACTTTGATCTGTAATGAAGCAGTTCTCTTAAAAGTTTTGTCATGTTTACTGATTCTAAAGATATAACATTAGTTGAATTAAAAGAATGTAGTTAGTGAATAACATAGTTTTCTGATTTTGtgtaggatttattttttaagcaagcAAGTTGTAAAACATTTAACTTTATTTGTCATCTAAAATAGAATCTTGTTTATAAGTCACCTAAAGGCCTTCCTCTCTTCTGTAATTACCCTTATTCCTCAGGAaggtttattttccattattctttGTCCTAGAAGTTGTGGTAACAGTTTAACTACAGTCAGAGTACAATTGTCAAGTATGTGATTCTGACTTAggagctttcctttttttattggcCTTACTCCTCTCCTCACTCCCATTAAGTCTATACTATGCCTCATTCCCTCAGGGTTCCTCGATTAGACAATCTGAAAAACAGATCCACGAACAGAAATATTTGGGAAATTaccattttatttatgaaaactacgtttactagctgtgtgaccttgggcaagttatctaATGTCTCTGCATCGATTTCTCCCTGCAAAGGAGAATTATATCCATCTCTTGGGGTTAACATATGGATTAAAAGAGTTAATACATGTGAAGTACTtagaaaagtgcctggcacatgacagtagctaatatttactgagagttTAGTATTGATGTTATTCAGATATCACAGCAGTTCATTTtggggcaggcaggttctttgacATTCCCAAATCATATTGCATAGATGGTCATCTAATCCCTATCTGTAGGATTGGTTCTGACCCAAGTGGAATCTTTCCATATTGACTGATTTCTTCAGTagaccatgtgccaggcattctAAGTACTAGAAATACAGGCCCAAGGCAGGAAAATCTCAGCTGTCATGGAATTTATATTCTGATGGGAGGAGACACAAATAAGATAAATGTTGAATGTGATAAATGGTGGTGTGTGCCATGGAGAAAAGTTGCCTGAGGAAGAAGAGTGCCCAGCTTAGGGGGTGTTGTTTTATATAGGACGGTTGGGGAGGCCTCTGTCCTAGGGTACATTAATCACAGACCTCCAAGAAGGGATAGAGCCATGTGGGTGTCTTGAAGAAGAGTGCTCAGGGAAGAGGGAGCAGCCAATTCAAAGCCCCCGAGGTAGAAATATGTTTGAGGATTTCAGGCTACAGCTATGAGGCCAGTGTGACTAGAGAGGAAGAAGTGAGGAGGGGAGTTGTAAATCAGCAATGGTAGAGGTCTTAGATATAAATGTGGAATTAGAAAATAATGATTTCATCAAAGAGATGCAGATTAAAAGATAACCATcgggaaagattttttaaatgattgctgGTGCTGGTGAGGATATGGTAAGATTGGCACTCCAGTATCAAGTGTGAAGCACAGTCTTTCTGAAAAGCGATTGGCAATACACCATGTATCAAACCTTCCAAAGGTACTTGTACTTTGACCTTGTCATTCCATAGCCAGGCATGCATTTTAAGGATGTTCAtcaagctttatttttattagcaaaatattaggaaaaacctattttttttgccaacaataagaaaatgtagaaattatatctataaaatattgGGAGAATTATGAAAAATGCTTTCACAGAATAATTACATGGGAAACTATCCATAATATacgtgaaaaaataaataaattaggctATAACTACAGTatgatttctgatttttaagatatggatacatacatacatataaatatatacggAAAAAGTAGTTTGATGGAAATACACGGTAGTGAAATGGtccatgtttttccttttgtcctttttctttattGTCCTTGACTGCACATTGGGATCACCTGGAGATTGTCAAAAAAACACAAGTATTCAGGCTCCTCTCACCAGAAATTATGAGTTGAACTGGCTGCGTTACAGGTGTAGATACTTTCTAAAGAACTACCTGggtttttctggtattctggTTCATATTCGTAGCACACATTGAGGATAAATATTCAGTTTTGAGGTGTTTCTTTTGTTGTATTTAAATGCTTACCTACATAGTAAAGTGCTTTGATTTCAAGTTTAACAATTTgggtttttatttgttgtttgttttaagaaCTGCTTTCTGAAGCAAGTTTCCAAGAAGCACTTCAGGAGAGCATCCCTGACATTCGAGCACACGAGTGGGTGCCTCTGTGGCTACTGCGGTACTCAGTCATTGTTAAAAGTAGAGGAATTATCAAATCAAAAGGCTACATCTTACAAGCTAAAAGAAAGGGTTCGTAACTGCAGCTTAGGATCATAACCTACTGACCTGTATTTTCCTTGAATATAAGATAACATGGAGCTGTGTAAAAAACTAATTACTGCCTGTAAGTGTGTCATGGAGGCAGATATTCTTTAGTTATATTTGACAATATGTTATCTGTCAAGTTTGAATACTTCTCTTGCTTCCATATCAGTTCACTCACATGAACCACTATATTGTTTTCATTAAACTATTGTTTTCTAATTGAAATTGTCTATGAAGAATATACTTGCaatatattttccctttatttttatgaCAATAGCAATCAAGAAAATTTGTCATTAGATATATTTTGGCCTAGGCATCAgggtaatatatatacatattttttatttctaaaaaattcaTTAATTGCTTCTTACTCTATAGTATAACTAAGCAATTTAATTACAATTGTTAAAACTGAAATACTGGAAGATATTTTTTCTGTCATTGATAAGATGATTATATCTCAGACTCACTGGAGTAGCTGGGATCTACTAATAGTGTAAATAAAAGTCCTTTCTTCACTACATGAATGGaaacttacattttttaatgtgtcCTTGCTTGTAGTTTACCTGCAATGACTTAAGCTGAATTCTGTGCCATAATTGCTCTTGCTTTTATTACAAGGACAGACCAAAGTAAATATGTAAAGGAGACTAGGAGCTTTGATCTTATTGTTTGGGGACTTTATAAAAGCAGCTATTGTCACATCTAGATTCTTTTTAATTCTCAATCTGTCCTTAGTCTCTTTCTACTCATTCACGAATATTCAATAAGTATTGAGCGATTgccatgtgctgggcactgtgggcTCTGGAAGGAGGGAGCACAGGGATGAAGAAACAATTAAGTAAAATATGCAATACTTGTTCCCTTCTAGTAACCAACTACAAGGGACTAAAAGCCAGAAAAGAGGTCAAAAAAATCTTTAGTTCAGGGGCAGTGTTGTCTATTTAGACAACTTTGTTTGAGATACAGTCTTAactattgaaaagcagaagagTATAACCCAAACTTGAAAGCTAAAAGAGACTGTGTATTATTTAATATGATTCCTCATTAGGTTAAGAACCAGAAAATAGCAAATAAGTTGTGACCTTTGGCATATACTGTTGGTCTCTGTGATTCTATAAATTTGTATCTGTGACCCAGAtagtttgaaaaattttttttaaatctcttgtaTCTCAATTAATACTTTTAAACCATGTATTTTAACATATGGTTTGTAAAACTAAGctaatgataatatatatatttatacatacacacatatatacatacacacacatacacatacatatacatctacACACATGTATGTAACTCATATAAAACTAATTTGCCCAAGTTTTTTCAGCTTAGGGAAAAGAGCTGTGATTCCATAttcaaaataaacacattaaaaatcaatattat
Coding sequences within:
- the GCLM gene encoding glutamate--cysteine ligase regulatory subunit isoform X2 — protein: MIHGATYFFLTRRSQQTIWYILRDCIQKTLNEWSSQISPDLIREFPDVLECTVSHAVEKINPDEREEMKVSAKLFIVGSNSSSSTRNAVDMACSVLGVAQLDSVIIASPPIEDGVNLSLEHLQPYWEELQNLVQSKKIVAIGTSDLDKTQLEQLYQWAQVKPNSNQVNLASCCVMPPDLTAFAKQFDIQLLTHNDPKELLSEASFQEALQESIPDIRAHEWVPLWLLRYSVIVKSRGIIKSKGYILQAKRKGS
- the GCLM gene encoding glutamate--cysteine ligase regulatory subunit isoform X1, whose translation is MGTDSRAAGALLARASTLHLQTGNLLNWGRLRKKCPSTHSEELRDCIQKTLNEWSSQISPDLIREFPDVLECTVSHAVEKINPDEREEMKVSAKLFIVGSNSSSSTRNAVDMACSVLGVAQLDSVIIASPPIEDGVNLSLEHLQPYWEELQNLVQSKKIVAIGTSDLDKTQLEQLYQWAQVKPNSNQVNLASCCVMPPDLTAFAKQFDIQLLTHNDPKELLSEASFQEALQESIPDIRAHEWVPLWLLRYSVIVKSRGIIKSKGYILQAKRKGS